The following DNA comes from Candidatus Babeliales bacterium.
GCATTAATGGCATTTAAAAAATCTAATTTAATTGTTTCAGCGCTACTTTTATCTTTATTAATAAGATCTTGCGCAAATATAAAAGCATTTTCTTTCCAATCATTGGTAGGAATATTATTTGCCGTATCCCAATATTCGCCTTGAATTTTTGTCAAAGCAGATACATGATCATTCCATTTTTGTAATTCTGTTTTTTTTTCATCATTACTATCCTGTTCTGTTGTATTTTCTGTTGAAGCAAATTCTTCCAAAACAGGCTGTTGTTGTTCTGTCACAATATCTTGTCCAACGATAATATATATATTTAGTACGATAGTCGTTATAAAAATAGTTTTTAAATAATTCATATCGTTCTCTCTCACTAGGTTTTTTTAATACAGATATACATAATCATACTTACTATCTCAAAATGTATTAAAAAAAAGCAACAAATTTAAAAATTTATAATTTTTGACAAATGATAAAAAATATGTGATTATTTTTTTATCTTTCCAATCCTTAATCAATATGTATATGTTTAACTTTTGATAATAGTCTAAAAATAAAAATATGATTTTAGTTGTTTTTCTTTACTTGCTCTTTGCAAGTACGTTTACTTTAGGTAAAGCTGCATTAGCATATGTATCGCCATTTTTATTTATTGGAATACGTATGTTGCTTGGCGGAAGCCTACTTCTTGTATATTATTGGTTTTTTACACAACAAAAAAAATCCATCAAAGCAGATGATTATTTGTCATTTCTTCATATTATTATATTTCATATTTTTTGTGCTTATACTTTTGAATTTTGGGCCTTAAAATATGTTACATCATCAAAAGCATGCTTACTGTATAACTTGTCTCCATTCATTACAGCACTTTTCTATTATTTTTTATGCAATGAAAAAATAACACTTCGTCAAGTTTATGGATTAATTATAGGATTTTTAGGATTCATTCCTATTTTAATTGCGCAAAGCTCATTAGAAAAAATAGGACTACACATAGGATTTTTATCAATCTATGAAGTAGCATTGATCGCATCCGTGACTTCAAGTGCTTATGGTTGGCTAATTGTTAAAAATCTTATTAATCGTCAATATCCACTTATTTTAATTAATGGTATTAGCATGTTGGGTGGAGGGTTTTTGGCATTAATTTTTTCTTTTATTTCTGAAGGAATCCCCCATATACATGAAGTTCCCGTTACAATACCAC
Coding sequences within:
- a CDS encoding EamA family transporter, with amino-acid sequence MILVVFLYLLFASTFTLGKAALAYVSPFLFIGIRMLLGGSLLLVYYWFFTQQKKSIKADDYLSFLHIIIFHIFCAYTFEFWALKYVTSSKACLLYNLSPFITALFYYFLCNEKITLRQVYGLIIGFLGFIPILIAQSSLEKIGLHIGFLSIYEVALIASVTSSAYGWLIVKNLINRQYPLILINGISMLGGGFLALIFSFISEGIPHIHEVPVTIPQLVDLFGLKGERLIMLSGYCGLLVIIANIIGYNLYGYLLSRYSPTFLSFAGFMTPLFAALLGWIFLNEHVTWHFFITMIMVIIGLYLFHDKKEIEFEEKGL